From Scomber scombrus chromosome 9, fScoSco1.1, whole genome shotgun sequence, one genomic window encodes:
- the LOC133985938 gene encoding heterogeneous nuclear ribonucleoprotein A0-like yields the protein MTDQLCKLFVGGLNVDTDDDGLRKHFEQYGTLTDCVVVVNKQLQRSRCFGFVTYSTPEEADAAMAARPHTVDGNSVEVKRAVAREDANKPEALAKVKKIFVGGLKDDIEEEHLSEYFSQYGEIEKAEVISEKETGKKRGFGFVYFTDHDAADKAVVVKFHTVNGHKVEVKKALTKQEMQAANRTGMAPRGRPGRGMRGNQNGYGSREYGGNYNYGNGGGYNGGGYGGYGGGPYGGGGYGDQGSGYGGGNGYGNEFGSGYGQHSSGYGPMKGPPFGGQRSAAPYTRGGGGGGGYPRGGGYGGGY from the coding sequence atgaccgACCAGCTTTGTAAACTCTTTGTCGGCGGGCTAAACGTGGACACCGACGACGATGGCCTGCGCAAGCACTTCGAGCAGTACGGGACGCTGACCGACTGCGTTGTGGTCGTGAACAAGCAGCTGCAGAGGTCCCGCTGCTTTGGCTTTGTCACCTACTCCACACCGGAGGAGGCCGACGCAGCCATGGCAGCCAGGCCGCACACCGTCGATGGAAACTCCGTCGAGGTAAAGCGCGCCGTTGCGAGAGAGGACGCAAACAAACCAGAGGCCCTCGCCAAGGTGAAGAAGATATTCGTCGGCGGGTTGAAAGACGACATCGAGGAGGAGCACCTGAGCGAATATTTCTCTCAGTACGGCGAGATCGAGAAGGCCGAAGTCATCTCGGAGAAGGAGACCGGGAAGAAACGCGGCTTCGGCTTTGTTTACTTCACTGATCACGATGCTGCCGACAAAGCAGTGGTGGTGAAGTTTCACACCGTCAATGGACACAAAGTGGAGGTGAAGAAAGCCCTCACCAAGCAGGAGATGCAGGCGGCCAACAGGACCGGCATGGCGCCCAGAGGCAGACCGGGCAGAGGCATGAGGGGGAATCAAAATGGCTACGGCAGCAGAGAGTACGGCGGAAACTACAACTACGGAAATGGCGGAGGCTACAACGGTGGCGGCTACGGAGGGTATGGAGGAGGACCATATGGGGGTGGCGGCTATGGTGACCAGGGCAGCGGCTATGGAGGTGGAAATGGCTATGGCAATGAGTTTGGTAGCGGCTACGGGCAGCACTCTTCTGGGTACGGCCCCATGAAAGGGCCTCCTTTCGGCGGCCAGAGGAGCGCCGCTCCCTACACccgaggagggggaggaggaggtggataCCCGAGGGGGGGTGGATACGGCGGcggctattaa